The Caldisericia bacterium genome segment AAAAATTCTATTTTCTGAAAAGAATACAACTTTAATTAAATTTCCTTCTCTATCATATATTTCAGAACTTTGTGGAGGTTCATATTGAATATCTTTTATCTCAGGAAGTGTTGCTGCATATTGGTTATATATTCTATAAACATAAATTAATCCAAAAAGGAATATAATACAAATTACTATTAAAATAGATATTAGAATTCTTAAAAATGTTTTTCTTTTTTCCTTTTTCACAATTTAATATTATACAATCTTTTAAGAAAAAATAAAAATTTATGGATAAGTTTTATATTCTATTTGGGGATTTATGTAATCTATCAATCTTATTTTTTGAAATCCAAGATTTTTTAATTCATTTATTAATTCAAGAGAAATTTTATTAATAAGATCCCAACCAATTATTTTACAAAAATAACATGAAGTAGTTCTCGACATAAAATCCATAAATAGATCAATTGAATCTCTATCAATAGTGAATCCAACAACTAAACCTAAATTATAAATATTTTCCTGTGTCTCAGGGTCTTTAACTCTTTTTATAGCATCAATAACATCATTTTCCATTTTAAACCTCCACTTTAAAGATAACTCTTAAGAGATATCCAACTAAATAAGAAATTAATGCTATTCCAAAACTTAAAAAAAGCATTTCAAAAAATCTTTTTTTAAATAAAAACTCTTTAACTATTGAAATAAATAAAGAAGTAAGAAATACTATGAATAAAGCCATTAAAAGAGTTAATAAAAAAGCAAAAAAGTAGTTATTTATAATTAAATAGGGATAAATTAAAATAATTACAGTTAAAAGATATGTAAAACCAGTGTAAAGAGCTGCTTTAAAAGCATTTTCATTTTTTTCTGCCCTTTTTGACATATATTCAGATGAAGCCATAGATAAAGCAGCAGCAAAGCCTGTAATGAAACCTACAATAAAAATTAAATTTGTATTTCTTAATGTAAAAGTAAAACCTGCTAAAGCACCAGTAAGTTCAATTAAAGCATCATTAATTCCTAAAACCATTGAACCTATAAAATTTACCTTATCTTCATTTATTAAATTTGTTAGATAATTTTCGTGAGAATTTTCTTCTTCTAAAATTTTTAAAAAAATTTCTTTATCAGGTTCTTCTAAATTTTTAATTAAAGTTTCATAATTTTCTTGTGCTCTTTTTTCTCCCATTTCCATAAATTTTATTGAAAATGTTAAACCAAGGATATAGGAAAAAATTATGTTTAAATAAATGAAAGATTTATTTTCTTTTATCTCTTTGTTAGTATATTTTTTAAGTATATTATGATGCTTCAACTCTTCTTTTGCTATTTTTTCTAAAACCCCCCTATTTTGACCTTTCACCCTTTTTGCCAAAAAATTATAAAAAAAATGTTCTGTTTTTTCAAATTTTTGAAACTCAATTAGTTTTTTTAAATCTTCTTGAGTTAAACTTCTCAAATTTCTTCTAAAAGAGATGTAAAAGTATCGTGATGTTCTTCTTCGTCTTTTAAAATATCTTCAAATAATTTTTTTGTAGTAAAATCTCCTTCATCTAAAGCGCTTTTTATTATCTCCTTATAAAGTGTAATTGCATTTTCTTCATCTTTTTTATCTTGTTCAAGCATCTCTTTTAAATTATTTCCAACAAAAATCGGTGATGGTTTTGTTGTTGGTATTCCACCAAGATAAAACAATCTCTCTGCAATCGCTTCAGCGTGTTTCATTTCCTGTATTGCAATTTTTTTAAACTCTTCGGTTATTGCAAAATGCTTAACTCCTCTCCACTGTACATGTTGCCACATGTACTGAATTGCAACCTGCAGTTCTCTTGCAATTGCTTGATTTAATAAATCAAGTAAATGTTCTGATGCCATGTTAAACCTCCTTTTAAAAAATTATTTTTTAATTTTATATTTAACAATAAATTTATCATCTTTTTTTCTTTTTATTTCTTCTATATTTAATTTTATATTATTATCTTCAAATAAAAAACTCAAATCATTAAAATGTTCATCAAAACAACAGGAATATGAAGCAACAGAACCACTAAATTCAACAATAAGTTCATCTTCACAATTTTTAATAGTTTTTGCTTTACATTCTGGATATCTTAAAGAATTAAATTTTCTTATTAATTTCTTTAATATATTTGAATTCATAACAGATTTAACTCTTTATGTTTATTTAAGAATGAATTTACAAAGTTATTAAGTTTTTCATAATCTTCAATATTAGGATCACCTTTTATTAAAACATCTCCTAAATATTCTGCTTTTAAATTTTTAAGAGTCTCTTTAATTATATTTACAGTTTGACCTCCCCATCCAAATGACCCTACTATACCTATAAATTTAGTTTTAGGTTTTAGAGCACTCATAATATACGAAGCATAAAAGGCTAATGGATGTGGACCAGTTAAAACTGTTGGAGTAGCAAAAATAACTGATGCACTATCCACAAGAGACATAGCAATTTCACCGATATCTGAATTTGTTAAATTAAATCTTTTTACTTCTATTCCACTCTCAACAAACTTCTTTGTGATAAAATCGACAATATTTTTTGTGCTTCCATGCATTGAAACAAATAAAATTGTTATTTTATTCTTAACACTATCAGAAACCCACTCTTTATATAGATTAACAATAAATTCAGGTCTATCATAAACATATCCATGACTTGGTGCAATTATCTTAATATCTAAATTTTTTATTTTTTCAAGATTTTTAACAATTATATTTCTAAATGGCATCATTATTTCAGCATAATATCTTTTTGCACTTTCTTCTGCTTTTGAGGGATCATCTACAAAAATTGAACTTGTTGCTATATGTGAACCAAAGAAATCACATGTAAATAAAATTTTATCTTCTACAAGATATGTCACAAATGTTTCTGGCCAGTGAACCCAGGGAGTAAATATAAATTTAAAAGTTTTATTTCCTATTTTTAAAACTTCTCCATCATTAATAACATGGAATTTATTTTCACTTATATGAAGATGTGTCATTAAAAGTTCTTTACCCTTTTCGTTTGTTATTACTTTTGCATCATTATAAATTTCTAATATATCAGGAATAGCACCAGAATGATCTTGTTCAGCATGTTGAGAAATTATATAATCCAATTTATCTATATTTAATTCCTTTAAATTATTAATTAATTCAATTTTTTTAGTTGGATCAACACTATCAATTAAAACAATTTTATCATTTGTTTTAATTAAATATGAGTTATAACTTGTTCCATCTGGAAGAGGTATAAGTTCATCAAATAATCTTCTATCCCAATCTATTGAACCAACAAAATATATATCTTTAATTACTTCTCTAATACTCATAAGCAATCCTCCTAAAATTAAATAAATTAACTAATTGGCTAAAATTTTTATTAAACCAATTTTTTTCTTTTTAAGTATTAATTTTAAACTTTTTCTATTTTTAATTTATAATTACTCTAATTCACTAAAATTACTTTTATCTGCTCCACAAACTGGACAAACCCAATCATCTGGTAGTTCTTCAAATGGAGTCCCAGGTGGAATTCCACCATCTGGATCTCCTACTTCTGGATCATAAATATAACCGCATACTTGACATTCATATTTTTTCATATTAGCCTCCTTGATTTTTGTTTTCTTTTATAAAGGTAGGGGCATTTTTACTTGCCTTACCCTTTTTTACTTCATGATAATATGCATATGTCATTGGTTCATCTTCACTTAACTTATCACAATTTAAAACTTCACCAATAAAAATTGTGTGAGTTCCAACATCAAATTTTTCTATTACTTTACACTCAATAAAAGCAACAGTATAATCTTTTACAATTGGAGCACCTGTTTTTTCTCCTATTATAAAATTCACATCTTTAAATTTATCGATATCTCTTCCTGATTTAAAACCAAAATGACCTATAAAAGTAAGTGGTGTTTCTTTTGAAAGAATTGAAATTGTAAAAATTCTGCTTTTTTCTATAAATTCATGTGTAAGATTATTTTTATTAAGACAAATAGCAATTTTTGGTGGTTCTGATGTTACTTGCATTACAGCATTTGCAATTTGTCCATTTAATTTATTTTCAAATTTAGAACTTATAATATATAACCCATAATTTATTTTAAACAGGGCAGTTAAATCCACAACTCCTCCTTAAAATTTTTGAAATCTATCTTTTGAGACACCACAAACAGGACACTTATCGGGTGGAGAACCTATATGTGTATATCCACACACTGGACAAATATAAATTTCTTCTATCTCAATATCTTTTCCTTCTTTAACTTTTTCTTTTGCACTTTTATATAATTCTGCGTGGATTTTTTCAGCCTCAAGAGCATAATGTGTTGAAATTTCTGCTCCTTTTTCTCCTTGAAACTTTGCTGCATTGTTAAACACTGGATACATTTCTTCGATTTCATAAGTTTCTCCATCAATTCCAGACTGTAAATTATCAACTGTATTTTTTATTAATCCAAGATTTCTTAAGTGATTGCTTGCATGAACAAGTTCTGCATAAGAAATTGCTTTAAAAAGTCTTGCAACATTTTTAAATCCCTCTTTTTCTGCAACTTCAGAAAATATAGCATATTTCATATGAGCCATTGATTCACCAGCAAATGCTTCATTTAAAAATTTTTCTGTCATCTTTTTCATTTTTAACCTCCTTATTAAAATTTAAGTTCTAAACTATTTGTCCATAGTCCATGTATATTACAATATGAAAAAGCAATAAGAGTTCCTTCTTTTTCAGTTTTAAAAAAGAAAGTTACACGAGCTTCAGTATAAACTGTGCTTGTGTTTGGTCCTTGAGTTGATTCACCATGAGAGGAAAACTCAACTTTTCCTATTTCATAAGGAAATTTTTCATCTTTGGGATGAAAATATAAAGAAATCCACCTTATATGATGTTCTGTTGTGTTAGGGTGAGGAATTTCTTTTCCAACAGTTATATTTACCTTTACCAATTCTCCCTTTTTAAATTCGCCTTCAATTTCGATTACTGGAATATGTTTTTCACCTTTCCAATCACCTGATTTGAATAATTCGTTTAAATTAATCATGTAAACCTCCTTATATAAATTCAACTTTATAATAATTATAATTTTAAATTAATTTTTTGTCAATTATTTATTTAAACAATCTTTACAAATTCCGTAGAAAAATATTTCTGTATTCTTAATTTGATTTCCATCAATCTCTTTTAAATAAAATGCCTGATTTTCATATTTTATATCGTAAATTTTTCCACATTTCTCACATTTAAAATGAGCATGAGGTTCAATATAAATATCAAATCTAACTTCACTCCCCTCTATTGTTATCTCCTTAACTATTCCTTCTTTAACAAATCTTCTAAGAACATTATAAATTGTCGTTTTTGAAAGAGTTGGAATTTCATTTTTTAAATCATCATAAATCATATCGACTGATGGATGGGTTCTATTTTTATAAAGATATTCAAGAGTTTTCAATCTTTGAACAGATGGACTAATTCCTTTTTTTATTAATAAATTTTTAAGTTCACTCTTTTTAACTTTTTCTTTCATTTAAACACCTCTCTTGTTTCTTTATACCATAAAATAAAATCTAAATATTTCATATTTAATTTTATTTCATCGGAAAACCTCCTCATTTTTTCTTCAATTTCTTTATACATTTTTTTAGATAAATTTTTTGGTATTTTATCAATTATACCAATTTCTTTTAAATTTTTCAAAATATGTCTATCTAAAATTGCAAAATTATCACCTAAACCAACGTTTCTTAGAAAATGTGAAGCTTCTTTTAATCCAATACCTTTANNNNNNNNNNTAACTAAAAAATCTCTTCTTTGCTCATCATTTTCAAAACTTAAAATAAGATTTTTAAAACTTTTATACTTTTTAATTTTTTCTAAAAATTCTTTAATATATAAACTTTTCTTATTTTTAAATCTTACACCATAAAGAAATTTATCAATTGATTCTTGATTAGAATTTTTCCTTAATAATTGAACTGCCTTATCACATATTTTTGCTTTAGATTGTGGAGTTAAAAGACAAAAAATAAATTCATAAATAAAATCTTCTTCATTTCCTTTTTTTAAAATATTGTTAAACTCATTTAATCTACTTTCTATTTTATCCTTTATTTCATCATAAATTTTATAAATTTCATCTATTTTTTCTTTATTATAGTTCATGATCTATTATTTTATCTAATAAATTTATTAAATTTAATCCATCTCGTAAAGAAACCATTTCAACTGTTGAGTGAGTATATCTTACAGGAAAGCAAAGGGGTATTGATTTGTATCCTGTAAAAGAAATTTCAGTAATTGCTGCATCAGTTGAGCCACCTGAAACACCAATTTGAATTGGAATGTTATTTTCTTTGCTTAAATTATAAATAAAATTAAAAATTTCCTCATCTACTACCATTCTTGCATCAATTTTTCTTATAACTGGCCCATCACCAAGAATAATTGAGTTCTTATAAACTGATGGTGTATCATTTAAATCAGTTGAAGAGACTGAATCAACAGCAATAATAAGTTTAGGATCGAATTGAGGTGCTATTACAGATGCACCTCTTAATCCAATTTCTTCTTCAACACTAAAAACAAAAACAATAGTGTTAAGAGGTAGTTTATCTTTATAACTGTCAATTAATTCCATTAATAAAAAACAACCAAATCTATCATCTAAACCCCTTCCAATGACTATATCATTTTTAACATGAATCTCTTTATCAAACACAATTGAATCTCCAATTTTTATACCCATTTTTAAAACTTCCTCTTTATTTCTTGCACCAACATCAATTTTAAGATTATACCATGGAATTACACTATCAACTTTTGTATCAACGGTAAGATGAGGAGGTATAAGACCAATTACACCTAAAATCTCCTCTTCTCCTATAATCTTTACAACTCTGGAGATAAGTAATCTATCATCAATTCCACCTATTTTTTTAAAACCAATTAAACCATTCTCATCAATTGAAGAGACAACAAGACCAAGTTCATCCATATGTGAAATTAAAACAATCTTATCTTCTCTAATTCCCCTTTTTATTGCTATTAAATTTCCAATATTATCCTTATAAATTTTATCTAAATTTTTGTTTTGAATCTCATTTTGTATAAAATCTCTTATTCTTGACTCAAAACCAGAAACTCCGGGAATCTTTAAAATTTTTTCAAGAAGAATTAAATTCATACTTTATTCCTCCTTATCTAAATTTTCTTTTATAAACGAACACAAATTATAAAAATTATATAATAGAGATATTGCATTTTTCAAATCATCATCAACTGAACTTGAAAAAATTTGAACTTCATTACCAATATTTAAATATTGATATAAAATAACTACATCTCTATTTTGTAATCTTATACATCCTTGGGAAGCACTTTTGCCAATTGAAAAAGGTTCATTTGTTCCATGAATTCCATAGCCTATCCAACTTAAACCAATCCATCTTACACCTAGTGCATTTTCTTTTGTCTCTTTGTAAGGTGGATAAACTTTACCATCTATAAACCATCTTGGATCAACACTTTTATTAATTATTTTAAAAACTCCTTCTTTTGTCTCATCCTTAGGAGAACCTGTTGCGACAGGAAAAACAAGTTTAAAGTTCTCATTTTGAAAATATATAATGTGAAAAGATTTATCAATTTTTATAATTGGTAAAGTAAAAATTAATAAAAATAAAAATATTTTTTTCATTCTTCAACAAGTTCTATAAGTGTACCAAATGTAGACTTTGGATGAATAAATGCAATTTTTTTATTATGTGAGCCCCTTCTCGGTTTTTCATCAATTAAACTAAGTCCTTTTTCTTTAAGAAATTTTAATCTTTCATCAATATTTTTTACTTTAAATGCTATATGATGAATACCTTCTCCTTTTGAATCAAGAAACTTTTTAACTGGTGAATCATCTGTAAGTGGCTCAAGATACTCAATATTGGTATCTCCAAATCTAAAAACCAACACTTTTACTTTATTTTCTGGCAATTCCTCTTCATAAAGAAAATCAATGTTTAATACATTTTTATAAAAACTTTTAATAGAATTTAAACTTTTGACTGCAATTCCAATATGGTCTATTGCTTCAAACATTTAAACCTCCTTTTTGAGAATAAATTTTTAATTCTTTTCCTATCATAAATGCATCTATATTAATTTTTTTATTACCTTTCTCTAACTTATTTATAACTAATAAAAATGAATTTAAGTTAATAAAATCTAAAAAGTTAGATAAGAAACCGAGTGCAATTAAGTTCATTGGCTCTTTTAAATTAAATTTCTCAAGAGAAATTTTAGTAAATGGAATTTTATAAAAATTACCCTCTATTGAGTTATTATTTATATCTTCATAACTTGAATCAAAAATTACAATTGTATTTTTCCCAATTAACTCTTTATATATTTCATATGCTTTTAAATTAAAAGAAATAAAAAAATCTACTTCTTTAACTTTTGGATAATAAATTTCTTCATTTGAAATTAAAACAAGAGATTTTACTACATCTCCTCTTTGAGCAGCGCTATAATGTTGAGTTTGTATAGAAAATAAATTTGATTCAATTGCACTTTTTGCTAAAATTACAGAAGTAAAAATTATACCTTGACCACCTTTACCATTAAATAGGAAACTCTTTTTCATTCAACCTCCTATGTATTTCTTTATAAATTGTTTCATAGTCAATATGAGTATTCTCTATAAATATACCAATTGGCAATTTGTTCTTTTTCTCATTCTCTGAAATTTTATCACTTTGTTCAATTCTATAAACTAAATCTTTTTGCATAACAAAAAATTCTGATGGATCATGAATATTAATATATTTTCCATAATAAGTTGGACAAGGTGATAGAATTTCTACAAAGGAAAATCCCCTGTGTTTAATTGATCTTTTTATTATATTTACAAGATGATTATAATAATAAACTGAACCCCTTGCAACAAATGTAGCACCAGCACCTATCAAAAGTTTTACAACATCAAAATTTGGTTCATATTTTCCAAGAGGTGAAGTTGAAGTTTTAATTCCTTGAGGAGTTGTTGGAGAGGCTTGTCCTCCTGTCATTCCATAAATCATGTTGTTAAATAAAAATACATTTATATTTAAGTTTCTTCTTGCTGCATGAATCATGTGATTACCACCAATTGCAAGTCCATCACCATCGCCAGTAATAACAAAAACATGTTTATTTGGGTTAGTTAATTTAATTCCTGTTGCAAAAGCAATTGCTCTTCCATGAATTGTATGAACTGAATCAAAATCAACATAACCTGGGATTCTTGATGAACATCCAATACCAGAAACAAAAATTAAATCGTTTTTATTAAGATTTTCTTCTGCAAATGCCTCAAGAATTGCTCTTAATCCAACACCCAATCCACATCCAGGACAAAATATTGTTGGTAATTTTTTTAAATCTAAATAATCTCTCCAATTCATAAATTTTCCTCAATAGAACTTATTAATTCATCATAATCTGGCAAATCACCCTTAAAAAAGGTTATACTTTTTACATCTTTATCACATAAAATCCTTTTAATGTCTAAATAGAGTTGACCCATGTTTAATTCAATAACAAGTACCTTTTTAACATTTTTAAAAATCTCTTTTATCATATCTTCATCAATAGGATTCAATGTTATTGGTCTATAAAAACCAACATTTAAACCTTTATTCTTAAGTTCTTTTTTTAATTCTTTCACTACAATTCCCATAATTCCAAAACCAACTAAAACTATTTCTGTTTGAGAATTAATATCAGTTTCATAAAAATTTATTTTTTCTTTAAATTGATTTATTTTTCTTATTAAGTGCTGAAGATTTTTTTCAATAATCTTAGAATTTGTTGTTGGAAATCCAGATTCATCATGAAATAAACCTGTAATTTTTATTTTTTTTCCTTCACCAACAAATGGTTTTCTATATAAATCATGTTCAAAATCAAAACTTTTTTCACTTAAAGGCTCTTCTTCATATGGAAAATTAAAAATTTTATCCTCTTTATCAATTAAACTTCTCATATGAGCGACAATTTCATCAGAAAGAATAATAACTGGATTTCTATAATAAAATGCAACATCAAAAGAAATTTTCGTTAAGTGATAAAATTCATTAACTGTTCCAGGTGAAAATATTATTATTGGATGATCACCATGAGTTCCCCATTTTGCTTGCATATAATCACCTTGTCCAATATTTGTTGGAAGGCCAGTTGATGGCCCTCCTCTCATTACATTAACAATAACACAAGGAGCCTCTGTCATACATGCATATCCAAGAGCCTCTTGCATTAATGAAAATCCTGGCCCAGATGTTGCTGTAAGTGCTCTTTTTCCTGTTAAAGAGGCTCCTATTACTGCACAGATTGACGCAATTTCATCCTCCATTTGAATAAATATTTTACCTCTTCTTGGTAATTCATACGATAAAACCTCTAAAATTTCACTCGATGGTGTAATTGGATAACCTGCAAAGAAATCTAAACCTCCATCAATTGCACCATATGCACATGCTTCATTTCCTTGCAAAAATTCCCTCATCTCTCTTCCACCTCAATTGCAAAATCAGGACATAAATTTTCGCATATTCTACATCCAATACAAATGTTTTCGTCTTTTACATAAACAATACCAACATCATTTATGTTAAAAACTTTTTTAGGACAAACCTTAACACATATAAAACATTCTTTACAAAAATCTTTGTTAATTTTTACATTAAATTTTTTATCGGTATTAATTTTCAAAATATCCCTCCTCTTTTAAGAATTTTATCTATATTTTTATTCTCAAGGAGGTTTTTCATCATTTTATAATTTTTCAAAAGTATATTAACATCATTTATTGAAGTTCCAGATCCTTTAGCAATTCTTTTTTTTCTATCACCATCAATTATCTCAGGATGTAGTCTTTCCTTTTTCGTCATAGATTGTATAATTGCTTTCATCTTTTTAATATTCTTTTCATCAAAATTAATTGAATCAGAAATTTGTGGAAAATATCCCAAAAAAGAAGCAAAACCCCCCATCTTTTCGATTGACTCTATTTGTATCAAAAATGTTTCAAGATTAAATTTTTCCTTTTTTGTTACCTCTATTTTTTCTTCTTTTAATTTTTCAATTTTTTTAATTAACCCTTTTATATCGGTTCTTCCAAGAATCCTTAAAACCAAAGACTCTTCATCAAATTCTTCAAAATCATCAATTTTTTCTCCAACTCCTATAAATTTTATGGGAACAGATGTAACATATCTCATAGATAAAATTGCCCCACCTTTTGAATCTCCATCAAGCATTGTTGCAATTATACCT includes the following:
- a CDS encoding 2-oxoacid:acceptor oxidoreductase family protein, whose product is MKKSFLFNGKGGQGIIFTSVILAKSAIESNLFSIQTQHYSAAQRGDVVKSLVLISNEEIYYPKVKEVDFFISFNLKAYEIYKELIGKNTIVIFDSSYEDINNNSIEGNFYKIPFTKISLEKFNLKEPMNLIALGFLSNFLDFINLNSFLLVINKLEKGNKKINIDAFMIGKELKIYSQKGGLNV
- a CDS encoding thiamine pyrophosphate-dependent enzyme, whose protein sequence is MNWRDYLDLKKLPTIFCPGCGLGVGLRAILEAFAEENLNKNDLIFVSGIGCSSRIPGYVDFDSVHTIHGRAIAFATGIKLTNPNKHVFVITGDGDGLAIGGNHMIHAARRNLNINVFLFNNMIYGMTGGQASPTTPQGIKTSTSPLGKYEPNFDVVKLLIGAGATFVARGSVYYYNHLVNIIKRSIKHRGFSFVEILSPCPTYYGKYINIHDPSEFFVMQKDLVYRIEQSDKISENEKKNKLPIGIFIENTHIDYETIYKEIHRRLNEKEFPI
- a CDS encoding flavin reductase family protein, which codes for MDLTALFKINYGLYIISSKFENKLNGQIANAVMQVTSEPPKIAICLNKNNLTHEFIEKSRIFTISILSKETPLTFIGHFGFKSGRDIDKFKDVNFIIGEKTGAPIVKDYTVAFIECKVIEKFDVGTHTIFIGEVLNCDKLSEDEPMTYAYYHEVKKGKASKNAPTFIKENKNQGG
- a CDS encoding DNA lyase; its protein translation is KGIGLKEASHFLRNVGLGDNFAILDRHILKNLKEIGIIDKIPKNLSKKMYKEIEEKMRRFSDEIKLNMKYLDFILWYKETREVFK
- the mce gene encoding methylmalonyl-CoA epimerase, whose amino-acid sequence is MFEAIDHIGIAVKSLNSIKSFYKNVLNIDFLYEEELPENKVKVLVFRFGDTNIEYLEPLTDDSPVKKFLDSKGEGIHHIAFKVKNIDERLKFLKEKGLSLIDEKPRRGSHNKKIAFIHPKSTFGTLIELVEE
- a CDS encoding iron-sulfur cluster assembly protein, which translates into the protein MENDVIDAIKRVKDPETQENIYNLGLVVGFTIDRDSIDLFMDFMSRTTSCYFCKIIGWDLINKISLELINELKNLGFQKIRLIDYINPQIEYKTYP
- a CDS encoding M42 family metallopeptidase; this translates as MNLILLEKILKIPGVSGFESRIRDFIQNEIQNKNLDKIYKDNIGNLIAIKRGIREDKIVLISHMDELGLVVSSIDENGLIGFKKIGGIDDRLLISRVVKIIGEEEILGVIGLIPPHLTVDTKVDSVIPWYNLKIDVGARNKEEVLKMGIKIGDSIVFDKEIHVKNDIVIGRGLDDRFGCFLLMELIDSYKDKLPLNTIVFVFSVEEEIGLRGASVIAPQFDPKLIIAVDSVSSTDLNDTPSVYKNSIILGDGPVIRKIDARMVVDEEIFNFIYNLSKENNIPIQIGVSGGSTDAAITEISFTGYKSIPLCFPVRYTHSTVEMVSLRDGLNLINLLDKIIDHEL
- a CDS encoding L,D-transpeptidase — protein: MKKIFLFLLIFTLPIIKIDKSFHIIYFQNENFKLVFPVATGSPKDETKEGVFKIINKSVDPRWFIDGKVYPPYKETKENALGVRWIGLSWIGYGIHGTNEPFSIGKSASQGCIRLQNRDVVILYQYLNIGNEVQIFSSSVDDDLKNAISLLYNFYNLCSFIKENLDKEE
- a CDS encoding 4Fe-4S binding protein — protein: MKINTDKKFNVKINKDFCKECFICVKVCPKKVFNINDVGIVYVKDENICIGCRICENLCPDFAIEVEER
- a CDS encoding ferritin-like domain-containing protein; its protein translation is MASEHLLDLLNQAIARELQVAIQYMWQHVQWRGVKHFAITEEFKKIAIQEMKHAEAIAERLFYLGGIPTTKPSPIFVGNNLKEMLEQDKKDEENAITLYKEIIKSALDEGDFTTKKLFEDILKDEEEHHDTFTSLLEEI
- a CDS encoding FprA family A-type flavoprotein, which produces MSIREVIKDIYFVGSIDWDRRLFDELIPLPDGTSYNSYLIKTNDKIVLIDSVDPTKKIELINNLKELNIDKLDYIISQHAEQDHSGAIPDILEIYNDAKVITNEKGKELLMTHLHISENKFHVINDGEVLKIGNKTFKFIFTPWVHWPETFVTYLVEDKILFTCDFFGSHIATSSIFVDDPSKAEESAKRYYAEIMMPFRNIIVKNLEKIKNLDIKIIAPSHGYVYDRPEFIVNLYKEWVSDSVKNKITILFVSMHGSTKNIVDFITKKFVESGIEVKRFNLTNSDIGEIAMSLVDSASVIFATPTVLTGPHPLAFYASYIMSALKPKTKFIGIVGSFGWGGQTVNIIKETLKNLKAEYLGDVLIKGDPNIEDYEKLNNFVNSFLNKHKELNLL
- a CDS encoding Fur family transcriptional regulator; this translates as MKEKVKKSELKNLLIKKGISPSVQRLKTLEYLYKNRTHPSVDMIYDDLKNEIPTLSKTTIYNVLRRFVKEGIVKEITIEGSEVRFDIYIEPHAHFKCEKCGKIYDIKYENQAFYLKEIDGNQIKNTEIFFYGICKDCLNK
- a CDS encoding VIT1/CCC1 transporter family protein codes for the protein MRSLTQEDLKKLIEFQKFEKTEHFFYNFLAKRVKGQNRGVLEKIAKEELKHHNILKKYTNKEIKENKSFIYLNIIFSYILGLTFSIKFMEMGEKRAQENYETLIKNLEEPDKEIFLKILEEENSHENYLTNLINEDKVNFIGSMVLGINDALIELTGALAGFTFTLRNTNLIFIVGFITGFAAALSMASSEYMSKRAEKNENAFKAALYTGFTYLLTVIILIYPYLIINNYFFAFLLTLLMALFIVFLTSLFISIVKEFLFKKRFFEMLFLSFGIALISYLVGYLLRVIFKVEV
- a CDS encoding DNA lyase gives rise to the protein MNYNKEKIDEIYKIYDEIKDKIESRLNEFNNILKKGNEEDFIYEFIFCLLTPQSKAKICDKAVQLLRKNSNQESIDKFLYGVRFKNKKSLYIKEFLEKIKKYKSFKNLILSFENDEQRRDFLV
- a CDS encoding rubrerythrin family protein; amino-acid sequence: MKKMTEKFLNEAFAGESMAHMKYAIFSEVAEKEGFKNVARLFKAISYAELVHASNHLRNLGLIKNTVDNLQSGIDGETYEIEEMYPVFNNAAKFQGEKGAEISTHYALEAEKIHAELYKSAKEKVKEGKDIEIEEIYICPVCGYTHIGSPPDKCPVCGVSKDRFQKF
- a CDS encoding rubredoxin; amino-acid sequence: MKKYECQVCGYIYDPEVGDPDGGIPPGTPFEELPDDWVCPVCGADKSNFSELE
- a CDS encoding class II SORL domain-containing protein, with the translated sequence MINLNELFKSGDWKGEKHIPVIEIEGEFKKGELVKVNITVGKEIPHPNTTEHHIRWISLYFHPKDEKFPYEIGKVEFSSHGESTQGPNTSTVYTEARVTFFFKTEKEGTLIAFSYCNIHGLWTNSLELKF
- a CDS encoding 2-oxoacid:acceptor oxidoreductase subunit alpha, whose translation is MREFLQGNEACAYGAIDGGLDFFAGYPITPSSEILEVLSYELPRRGKIFIQMEDEIASICAVIGASLTGKRALTATSGPGFSLMQEALGYACMTEAPCVIVNVMRGGPSTGLPTNIGQGDYMQAKWGTHGDHPIIIFSPGTVNEFYHLTKISFDVAFYYRNPVIILSDEIVAHMRSLIDKEDKIFNFPYEEEPLSEKSFDFEHDLYRKPFVGEGKKIKITGLFHDESGFPTTNSKIIEKNLQHLIRKINQFKEKINFYETDINSQTEIVLVGFGIMGIVVKELKKELKNKGLNVGFYRPITLNPIDEDMIKEIFKNVKKVLVIELNMGQLYLDIKRILCDKDVKSITFFKGDLPDYDELISSIEENL